CATCAACGTCGCCAAACTCAGAGCTTGAGGGCATTGTGATAGACCTTGGAGTATCGACCTATTCAAGGCTTCTTGAGGCAGCCCTGGTTCGTGGCGAGGCTCAGCAAGCACTGAAACTCTACGATGTCTTTAAAATTTGGGGAAAGCTTGAGCCTCATCCGGAACTCGCGTTGATTTTGGCTCAAACTCTTTTGGCGCATGATCGCACCCATGACGCGCTCGATCGAGTGCTCGTCCTGCTCGAGAGCGATCCAACTGATTTCGCCGCTTTAGACCTCGCGCTCACGATCTACGAGCGTCTAGACCTTCCCTACCAGGCCCACCTGATCAGAAAACGACGCAAAGACTAGTCGCACTTTTTGCGCAATGGCCCGCGGGGCGAGTCCGTACAACACTCTCAGGGAGTATAGATTTGCGCCAAACTCTGAATTGCGGTCATCCGTAACCTTTCCGAAGTCTGTGCATCATTGTTGGACAAAACTCGTTGCGGAAAATAGTTGCGATGCACAAGTATTGGCCCTTATCATCCAAAGAGCGAAACCTGTGCAGTAGAGAGTCGATGGGAGATACACTAGAAAGTTCGTGGGACTATGATTCGATTGATGATTTCCTAAATGATCTATCGGGCGCGGTAATCAACGAATCTGGGATCGATGTCATCAGCGTGGATCCGGCAATGCAGCGCGTGATTCGTCTTCTTGATAGCGTTGCCGGAACTCCTGCGACAGTGCTCCTTTCAGGAGAGTCGGGTGTGGGTAAAGAGGTCTTCGCTCGCTATATTCACGAGCGGTCCCAGGTCTCAAACGGGCCCTTTATAGCTATCAATTGTGCGGCCATTCCAGAGTCACTTCTTGAAAGCGAACTTTTCGGTCACGAAAAGGGAGCATTCAGTGGTGCCGTCCGGACGCACCAAGGAGTTTTCGAACGTGCCCACAAGGGAACACTCTTGCTCGACGAAATCTCAGAGATGCCGATTGAATTGCAGGCCAAACTCCTGCGTGTGATCCAAGAGCGTCAAATCACGCGTGTCGGTGGCTCAAAGCCCATTGATATTGATATCCGTATCGTCGCTACGACTAATCGAGAGATGGACGACTGGGTCAACAAGGGGGGCTTTCGTCGAGACCTCTTTTATCGGATTTCGGTCTTCCCCGTGACGATTCCTCCGCTACGGGACCGCCGCGGTGATATTCTGCCATTGGCAAATTTTTACGCTCGCCATTTTGCCGAAGCTTACGGACAACGCGTGATCGGGTACTCCAAGCAGGCCATGAAAAAGTTACGCAGGCACACTTACCCTGGCAATGTCCGCGAACTCGTCAACATTGTTCAACGTGCTCTCATCCTTGCGCCTCACAACGGGACCATTGAAGAAGAACATATCGTGTTTCAGGACACCGCGGAAACCATCGACGCGATCAAGAGTTTTGCACATGACACCCTCGAGATTCAGAAGGATCAGCTTGCGTTTAAGGTGGGAGAACAGTCACTGACCGAAGTCCGACGAGATATGATTTTGGCCACACTGCGGCACTTTGATGGAAACCGTTCCAAAGCCGCAGAGGTGCTTGGTGTAAGCACTCGAACCATCCGCAATAAACTCGCTCAATACCGCGCACTTGGGGTCGACTTGGCCGGTATCGACGAGGAAGAATAATTCCAAGGTTTTGAGGGGAGAAAAAACTTCCGCCCCCAAGCGGCAGGATGTTCCGCTCTAGTTCTCCAAAGTGTCATCGTCACATTCGACTCAGAACTTTAGAAAAAATATCATTAGCTTTTTCGGGGGTTTAAGTCTCTACGCATAGAACGGCATGTGGATTGCTATATCGATAGGGGAGAAGCCATCGAGGTAGTTCCCTATGACGATCCTAAACGACTCCACTTTAAGTTTGCTCGAGAGAGGTCTCAACGTAGGCATGCGGCGCCAATTGGTGCTTTCGTCGAACGTGGCCAATCTGGACACCCCTGGGTTTACCCCATCAGATGTGGACTTCGAGTCTGCATTGTCTAAGGCTCAGGCCGCTGGCAAGCCCGTCGCAACCAATAGTCGACACCTCTCTTTGAATAGTGCCGAGAGCGACATTCCGACCTCAGAGCGCCCCGACAAGGTCGAGTCTAGGGACGGAAACTCGGTAGACCTCGACATGCAGATGGCGCGGTTGGGTCAAAATGCAGTTTCTTATCAAGCAAACATCAAGGCAGCTTCGAAGAAGTTGGCGATTTTGAAATACGCAGCAAGTGAGGGAGCACTATGAGTTTTATCAATGGGTTTGATATCGCAGCTTCGGCTCTAAGCGCTCAACGTACCCGTCTTACAGTCACGGCTTCAAACCTCGCGAATGCCGAGACTACGCGTACGGCCGAAGGTGGCGCATATCAGCGCCAGCAAGTTGTCTTTCAAACAGCCGCCGCACGTTTTGGTGACACGCTCAACGATGCCGCCGTCTCCCGAGTGGAGGTGGCGGGCGTCCAGGCCGATCAACGCGACATGCGTCTGGTCTGGGACCCCGAACACCCCGATGCACGCCCCGATGGCTACGTGGAGTACCCGAACGTCAACGTGGTTGAAGAGATGGCGGAAATGGTCGTGGCATCGCGAAGCTACGAGGCGAATGTGACGTCCTTTGAGACACTTAAGAAGATGGCCCTTCGCGCCCTGAATATTGGATAAAAATCATGACAATACAAAGCGTTGCCTCGATTTCGATTCCTCAGTTGGCCGGTCCAGGGGCTAGCAGTGCTCCCAAAGCCCAGCCGGTGGAAAAATTTGCCCAGGCCCTTGGGGCTGAGGTTCAGAAGGTCAACGAAACGTTGATCTCCGCAGACACTACGGTCAATCAACTGGTCGAGTCTCAAGGGGCAAATATCCACGAGACGATGATCGCCTTGGATAAGGCGGATATCGCCGTGCGACTGACCAATAAGATCGGGCAGAAGCTCGTTCAAGCCTACAAAGAAATCTCACAGATGCAGGTATAATCGATGGAGAAGCTTCAGCAGTTCAAAGCTCAAATTCTGGGCATTTGGGGCCAGTTCTCTTCGGCTCAGAAAGCCACCTTTGTGGGTGTGTTGGCCGTGGCAATCCTCGGGTTTGGATGGATCGTTTCGCAGGCGACGCAAACGGACTGGAAGGTCCTTTACTCAGACCTCGAGCCCACAGCTGCGGCACGGATCACCGAAGAACTCGGAAAGCGACAGATTCCGTTCAAGATCGTCAACGAGAGCACGATTTCTGTGCCTCGTGAGCGGGTTCATGAGGCTCGACTGCAGATTGCAGGAACTGGAGTGACCGACTCCACTGCGGCTGGGTATGAGCTTTTCGACGAGTCAGACTTCGGGATGACCGCGTTCACGCAGAAGGTGAATTTCAAGCGAGCCATGGAGAATGAGCTCGCGCGCACCATCAAACATATCCGAAACGTCAAGGATGCCCGTGTTCACTTGGTCATGCCTGAGGATTCGCTTTTCGCAGAGAATCAAAAGACCACCACCGCTTCTGTGGTCCTGAAGATGGACGGCGGAGCAACTCTGCCGGCGGCTCAGGTTCAGGCGATTCAGCATCTTGTAGCTTCGGCTGTGGAAGGGATGAGCCCCGATAACGTCACGCTCGTAGATCAAGATGGCCGACTACTCGCCCGTCCCGAAACGGACACCCTCTTGGGTGAAGGAGCCATGGCCAACGCTCGCGCATTGGAAGGCAAAATCGAAGAAAGGATCGTCGAGTTACTCGCACCGATCGTGGGTGCCAGTGGTGTGCGTGCAAAGGTCCATGTGGATATGGATACTAAGGTTGTGGTGGAGACCGCCGAGCTTTTCGACCCCGAACAAACTGCGATTCGTAGCGAGCAGCGCTCAGAAAGCGTGACCTCGGATGGAAAGGCTGTGGCGGGCGGAGCACCTGGAATTGGGGCGAACCTGAATGCTGAGGTGCAGGAGCGCGCGCCCGAAAGTGCGACGTCCAGCAAAATCGATCAGGTGACGAACTACGAGGTGAGCAAACGTGTGGTTCAAACCACGCAGAACGGTCAAGGCATCGCGCGGCTCAGCGTCGCTGTGCTTGTGGACCAAGCCGCACTCAAGGACCCCGCACAACTCACTGAACTCGAGGCGCTTGTTAAGAGTGCTGTCGGCATTGAGGAGGCTCGTGGTGACGCGTTCGAACTCTCGTCCGCCGCGTTTATGGCGCCACCCGTCGTTGAGGAGAGTCCCATGGACTGGGTGGATCCGGGCGTAATGGTCCCTGTGGCCCGTTACGCCACGCTTGGGTTCCTTGCCCTTTTGCTCTTCTTCTTTGTGGTGCGGCCAGTGACTCAGTCCTTGAAACCCGCTCCGGCACAACTTGCGGCGCACAAGCCTGAAGAGGTCGAGGTCGAGATCGTCGGGCGCAGGGTCGGCGAGGTGGGTGAAGTGCCTGCGGTTGAGGGGGCGAAGCTTGGGCAGCTTCGTCAGGAAGTTATCGGTCTGAGCGAGGGCGATCTCGAGAAGACCGCGATGATTTTGAGCCACTGGATTCGTACCGATAATCACGCTTGAGGAATAGATATGAGACCAAATGCCACCAGGATGATGGATTCAAACGTGAGCGCCGGAGCACGCAAAGCCGCGATCTTCGTGTTGACGGTTGGAGACGAAGTGGCTCGTGAACTCTTTACGAGGCTCTCGGAAGACGAGATCAGGTATCTGGGCGATGTGGCGCAGCGACTTGAAAACGTAACGCCTGCTGAAGTGGCCGAGGTTCTGCTTGAGTTCCGGCAGTACTTTCAGGGAGGTCATATTCCGAAGAAGGGGGTTGGTGGCGTGTTTCAGTTGATGATCGAGAGAGCTCTCGGTGAGGACCGCGCAAAGAATCTCTTTTCGCCCAAGCGACGGCTCGATGACCCATTTGAGCTTTGTAATGCCATCGACACCTCTTTGCTCGCAAAGCTTCTGGAAAACGAGCACCCACAAACCACAGCAGTAATCTTGGACGGCATCGATCCCAAGCGTTCGAGCGAGGTGCTCTCAAAATTCGACCCCGACCTCGTGCCGGATATCGTCTACCGCATGGCCCACCTCAAAGGTGTTTCAGAGGAAGTCAGGCAGGAGATTGGCGATACCTTTGCGGCCGAACTTCGAGCCATGAATGTGGCGCAGGAAGAACCCGGAAACGCGGATCAAAAGACCATTCAGGTCCTGAAATCCATGAAGCCTGACGCCTCGAAGTCAGTGCTGGAGTCGTTGGAGGCGGTCGATCTCGAATTTGCGCGAGAGCTAAAGGCCAAGCTCTTCACGTTTGACGATTTGACAGCCCTGGATTCCCGCTCCATGCAGCGGCTGCTCCGTGAGCTAGATAGCAAGCAGCTCGCTGTCGCCATGAAGGGTGCCTCGGACGGCATCAGCAATCTTGTGTTCTCTAGCATGTCGTCGAGAGCCGCAGACATGCTTCGCGACGATATCGATGCCATGGGACCGGTGAGGTTGGCCGATGTGGAAGCCGCCCAGAAGTCCATTGTGGATGCCGCTATGAGGCTCGAAGAAGAAGGTGTCCTCACGCTTCCAAGAGGGGGTGACGATGTTCTCTAAGAAAGACGAAGTGTTTTCGCGGTCCAGTGAGGTTCGGACTGTGGATTTCTCGGCGCTCAAGAGAGTGGAACACGAGCCACAATCGCTCGAAGAAGGGTCCTTCGTGTCTGATATCGAGCCTGAGATGGACTACCATGCCGAGCTCGAAGCTGCACGCAAGCAAGCGTATCAAGAGGGGTTGGCCGAAGGCCGAGCCATTGCCTCAGAAGAATTCCGACGCACTCAGAGCGAAGAACTCGCCCTTGAGAAGGCTCTACTGGACAAGTTGTTGAGCTCGATCGATGAGCTCACGGATGATGCTGAAGACGCTGTGATTCACTTGTCCCGGGCCTTTGCCGAGGCGATCTTGGAGCGCGAGATCGAGCTTCCTGAGACCGTTGTACATATCACCAGGGCAGCGATTCAACGGGCGTGTGGTCTCGATACTATTCACGTCTACGTCAATCCGACAGCGGTCCCAATTCTGGAGAATCACCTGCACATGCTTCGTCCGGACGACCCCATGGGTAAGAGTATCTCCATCCTCGGGGATAACGCGTTGAGTCCAGGGGACGTCCGCATTGTTTCAGACGGCGGCCATATCGAAGGGATTTTGCAAGATCGCCTCGACAGGCTTGTGGAGTCTGCCTTCGTCTCTATCTCCGAAGTCTCGATGGGGGAGTGATGTTCAACGCAGAGTGGTTTCAATCGCTTAAAGAGGTGGACACTTTTGAGTATCGTGGGCGCGTCTCGCGTGTCACCGGGATGATGGTCGAAGCCGTGTTGCCGAATGCAA
This Microvenator marinus DNA region includes the following protein-coding sequences:
- a CDS encoding sigma-54 interaction domain-containing protein; the protein is MGDTLESSWDYDSIDDFLNDLSGAVINESGIDVISVDPAMQRVIRLLDSVAGTPATVLLSGESGVGKEVFARYIHERSQVSNGPFIAINCAAIPESLLESELFGHEKGAFSGAVRTHQGVFERAHKGTLLLDEISEMPIELQAKLLRVIQERQITRVGGSKPIDIDIRIVATTNREMDDWVNKGGFRRDLFYRISVFPVTIPPLRDRRGDILPLANFYARHFAEAYGQRVIGYSKQAMKKLRRHTYPGNVRELVNIVQRALILAPHNGTIEEEHIVFQDTAETIDAIKSFAHDTLEIQKDQLAFKVGEQSLTEVRRDMILATLRHFDGNRSKAAEVLGVSTRTIRNKLAQYRALGVDLAGIDEEE
- the flgB gene encoding flagellar basal body rod protein FlgB, encoding MTILNDSTLSLLERGLNVGMRRQLVLSSNVANLDTPGFTPSDVDFESALSKAQAAGKPVATNSRHLSLNSAESDIPTSERPDKVESRDGNSVDLDMQMARLGQNAVSYQANIKAASKKLAILKYAASEGAL
- the flgC gene encoding flagellar basal body rod protein FlgC produces the protein MSFINGFDIAASALSAQRTRLTVTASNLANAETTRTAEGGAYQRQQVVFQTAAARFGDTLNDAAVSRVEVAGVQADQRDMRLVWDPEHPDARPDGYVEYPNVNVVEEMAEMVVASRSYEANVTSFETLKKMALRALNIG
- the fliE gene encoding flagellar hook-basal body complex protein FliE, whose amino-acid sequence is MTIQSVASISIPQLAGPGASSAPKAQPVEKFAQALGAEVQKVNETLISADTTVNQLVESQGANIHETMIALDKADIAVRLTNKIGQKLVQAYKEISQMQV
- the fliF gene encoding flagellar basal-body MS-ring/collar protein FliF, which encodes MEKLQQFKAQILGIWGQFSSAQKATFVGVLAVAILGFGWIVSQATQTDWKVLYSDLEPTAAARITEELGKRQIPFKIVNESTISVPRERVHEARLQIAGTGVTDSTAAGYELFDESDFGMTAFTQKVNFKRAMENELARTIKHIRNVKDARVHLVMPEDSLFAENQKTTTASVVLKMDGGATLPAAQVQAIQHLVASAVEGMSPDNVTLVDQDGRLLARPETDTLLGEGAMANARALEGKIEERIVELLAPIVGASGVRAKVHVDMDTKVVVETAELFDPEQTAIRSEQRSESVTSDGKAVAGGAPGIGANLNAEVQERAPESATSSKIDQVTNYEVSKRVVQTTQNGQGIARLSVAVLVDQAALKDPAQLTELEALVKSAVGIEEARGDAFELSSAAFMAPPVVEESPMDWVDPGVMVPVARYATLGFLALLLFFFVVRPVTQSLKPAPAQLAAHKPEEVEVEIVGRRVGEVGEVPAVEGAKLGQLRQEVIGLSEGDLEKTAMILSHWIRTDNHA
- the fliG gene encoding flagellar motor switch protein FliG, giving the protein MRPNATRMMDSNVSAGARKAAIFVLTVGDEVARELFTRLSEDEIRYLGDVAQRLENVTPAEVAEVLLEFRQYFQGGHIPKKGVGGVFQLMIERALGEDRAKNLFSPKRRLDDPFELCNAIDTSLLAKLLENEHPQTTAVILDGIDPKRSSEVLSKFDPDLVPDIVYRMAHLKGVSEEVRQEIGDTFAAELRAMNVAQEEPGNADQKTIQVLKSMKPDASKSVLESLEAVDLEFARELKAKLFTFDDLTALDSRSMQRLLRELDSKQLAVAMKGASDGISNLVFSSMSSRAADMLRDDIDAMGPVRLADVEAAQKSIVDAAMRLEEEGVLTLPRGGDDVL
- a CDS encoding FliH/SctL family protein, encoding MFSKKDEVFSRSSEVRTVDFSALKRVEHEPQSLEEGSFVSDIEPEMDYHAELEAARKQAYQEGLAEGRAIASEEFRRTQSEELALEKALLDKLLSSIDELTDDAEDAVIHLSRAFAEAILEREIELPETVVHITRAAIQRACGLDTIHVYVNPTAVPILENHLHMLRPDDPMGKSISILGDNALSPGDVRIVSDGGHIEGILQDRLDRLVESAFVSISEVSMGE